Proteins encoded within one genomic window of Tigriopus californicus strain San Diego chromosome 12, Tcal_SD_v2.1, whole genome shotgun sequence:
- the LOC131891660 gene encoding uncharacterized protein LOC131891660 isoform X1 gives MDSIINVHVRPCHRQHAADIRKTVQGCQTDCVFICGERRIGSHKTVLSIATGLLQKSNCDEIILNERYLPLLDKVLILIYIGHTSFPGDLLPLFRRMNRSIQMKLTIAYQTIVHPPSNSHVSNEPSCSNQYPYFLLQGQENEAVRSVPTGNSQIPTNHPNFAPLDVNQSSAGRSCGLDSIIPYLISTLILNVLSNVISSEFPTGFPSMVPCVTGMFFTSLDVGNVFEQFIYDAILFNEMVQMRFYAQNEMTHNTNYLNEVLAVLVLGI, from the exons ATGGATTCCATAATAAACGTGCATGTGCGTCCCTGCCATCGTCAACATGCGGCGGACATCCGCAAAACCGTGCAG GGCTGTCAAACTGATTGCGTCTTCATATGCGGTGAAAGGAGGATTGGTAGTCATAAAACAGTTCTCTCGATTGCCACGGGATTGCTCCAAAAATCCAACTGTGACGAAATCATACTGAATGAAAGGTACTTGCCTTTACTGGATAAAGTCTTGATCTTAATCTATATCGGACACACTAGCTTCCCTGGCGATCTCCTGCCACTTTTCCGACGAATGAATcgttcaattcaaatgaa ATTAACCATTGCCTACCAAACGATCGTCCATCCCCCATCAAATTCTCACGTCTCCAACGAGCCATCCTGTAGCAATCAATACCCTTATTTCCTGCTTCAAGGGCAAGAAAATGAGGCTGTCAGATCGGTCCCGACtggaaattcccaaatccCGACAAATCATCCGAATTTTGCGCCTCTCGATGTCAATCAAAGTTCTGCGGGGCGATCTTGTGGACTCGATAGTATAATCCCATATTTGATCTCAACTTTGATCTTAAATGTGCTCTCGAATGTGATCTCAAGTGAGTTTCCAACTGGGTTTCCAAGTATGGTCCCTTGTGTGACTGGAATGTTTTTCACTTCATTGGATGTCGGCAATGTGTTCGAACAGTTTATTTATGATGCAATCCTATTCAACGAGATGGTGCAAATGCGGTTTTATgcccaaaatgaaatgactcACAATACCAACTATTTGAACGAGGTTCTGGCGGTTCTCGTGCTAGGAATTTGA
- the LOC131891660 gene encoding uncharacterized protein LOC131891660 isoform X2, whose protein sequence is MDSIINVHVRPCHRQHAADIRKTVQGCQTDCVFICGERRIGSHKTVLSIATGLLQKSNCDEIILNERLTIAYQTIVHPPSNSHVSNEPSCSNQYPYFLLQGQENEAVRSVPTGNSQIPTNHPNFAPLDVNQSSAGRSCGLDSIIPYLISTLILNVLSNVISSEFPTGFPSMVPCVTGMFFTSLDVGNVFEQFIYDAILFNEMVQMRFYAQNEMTHNTNYLNEVLAVLVLGI, encoded by the exons ATGGATTCCATAATAAACGTGCATGTGCGTCCCTGCCATCGTCAACATGCGGCGGACATCCGCAAAACCGTGCAG GGCTGTCAAACTGATTGCGTCTTCATATGCGGTGAAAGGAGGATTGGTAGTCATAAAACAGTTCTCTCGATTGCCACGGGATTGCTCCAAAAATCCAACTGTGACGAAATCATACTGAATGAAAG ATTAACCATTGCCTACCAAACGATCGTCCATCCCCCATCAAATTCTCACGTCTCCAACGAGCCATCCTGTAGCAATCAATACCCTTATTTCCTGCTTCAAGGGCAAGAAAATGAGGCTGTCAGATCGGTCCCGACtggaaattcccaaatccCGACAAATCATCCGAATTTTGCGCCTCTCGATGTCAATCAAAGTTCTGCGGGGCGATCTTGTGGACTCGATAGTATAATCCCATATTTGATCTCAACTTTGATCTTAAATGTGCTCTCGAATGTGATCTCAAGTGAGTTTCCAACTGGGTTTCCAAGTATGGTCCCTTGTGTGACTGGAATGTTTTTCACTTCATTGGATGTCGGCAATGTGTTCGAACAGTTTATTTATGATGCAATCCTATTCAACGAGATGGTGCAAATGCGGTTTTATgcccaaaatgaaatgactcACAATACCAACTATTTGAACGAGGTTCTGGCGGTTCTCGTGCTAGGAATTTGA